The following coding sequences lie in one Arachis stenosperma cultivar V10309 chromosome 5, arast.V10309.gnm1.PFL2, whole genome shotgun sequence genomic window:
- the LOC130981391 gene encoding uncharacterized protein LOC130981391 has translation MVGKGRGRESAAVAPGSRCRRCSSSFGPHSFSSISTPVDLGGWTLCAAHCSPFLLLLFARSPVVAAPRRSPLLPIGFAVFLVHLATIPITGTGINPARGLGDAIIFNRDHAWN, from the coding sequence ATGGTGGGGAAGGGAAGAGGAAGGGAGTCCGCAGCCGTTGCTCCTGGATCTCGCTGCCGCCGCTGCTCCTCGTCGTTCGGTCCTCACAGTTTCTCCTCAATATCGACGCCAGTAGATCTGGGAGGGTGGACATTGTGCGCCGCTCACTGCTCGCCGTTTCTGCTTCTCCTCTTCGCTCGGTCACCGGTCGTCGCTGCTCCTCGCCGGTCACCGTTACTTCCGATCGGGTTTGCTGTCTTCTTGGTCCACTTGGCAACCATTCCTATCACTGGAACTGGGATTAACCCAGCTAGGGGCCTTGGTGATGCCATCATCTTCAACAGAGACCATGCATGGAATTAG
- the LOC130979754 gene encoding uncharacterized protein LOC130979754 — protein MATLSFRSIPFSSSTLLTPSFSSSSSSLAFRTFFPFQNSKLFLPRRARTTCNNTNNNRRSRWLFVTKAVEEEVQQQQQEEATTEQQPVVVPVSPSDTLTMFFQAEGTMSESAIPTVSKALEDIEGVASLKVQVLEGLATVELKKQTTVQATGVASSLVETIQGSGFKLQTLNLSFDEEYVAAE, from the exons ATGGCCACACTCTCTTTTCGCTCCAttcctttctcttcttctacaCTCCTCActccttccttttcttcttcttcttcttcacttgCTTTTCGCACCTTCTTCCCCTTCCAAAATTCCAAGCTTTTTCTTCCTCGGCGGGCACGCACAACCTGCAACAACACCAACAACAACCGTAGAAGTAGGTGGTTATTCGTTACCAAAGCTGTTGAAGAAGAGGttcaacaacagcaacaagaagAAGCCACCACCGAACAACAACCCGTTGTTGTTCCCGTTTCTCCGTCTGATACTCTCACCATGTTTTTTCAG GCAGAGGGAACAATGAGTGAATCAGCCATTCCAACCGTATCCAAGGCCTTAGAG GACATAGAGGGTGTTGCAAGTTTGAAGGTTCAGGTTCTTGAGGGACTCGCAACTGTAGAG TTGAAGAAGCAGACAACTGTCCAAGCAACAGGTGTGGCTTCTAGTTTGGTGGAAACAATACAAGGTTCGGGTTTCAAATTACAGACACTGAATCTGAGTTTTGATGAAGAATATGTTGCAGCTGAATAA